A window of Haliscomenobacter hydrossis DSM 1100 contains these coding sequences:
- a CDS encoding PepSY-like domain-containing protein encodes MKRIFFAWFVAALAVGMSSCTKESLTVSAEELFKLTGNVNVFCAGKNSTSPNKLPLAAQEYLQKTFSDLQIHDVYVFSQDSAIFYGVELKKLGVEKKILFNAKGELVSVGDDNERSEYYLADKIPAAIKAYLQEKFPNVSIKEVELKHEYGLSAFKIELSNDVKLTFSAGGELWCQGKASSDDNSNGDDNSNGDDNSNGGSGNGSGMGNSGGVDDNSNSPSSISLTTIPDSLKRFITNKYAGYVIYEAEKEDLCDGMYVLKIGIRKGSEELHVMFDLKGKFLFDAIRIAASQLPAAVSATLKNQFAGYAFKDDKSIEQLRYPDGSKRYYVRLRSSAGKDLRLMLGADGKVVCQKTSSSSSDDNSTGGSGNGSGSTGNGSGTGNSGGSDDNSNNNTSTVNVSNTIVQFVASKYAGYTIYEVEKEDWCDDQYLIEVGIKNGSKELHLVFDLTEKFLFEAKRIGEAQLPSAVANAIKTQYAGYKVKDDDDVEELSYADGSKRYYVRLRKTSGGGGSDVRVMFTADGKVFCQKK; translated from the coding sequence ATGAAACGTATTTTCTTCGCGTGGTTCGTAGCCGCGCTTGCCGTAGGCATGTCTTCTTGTACCAAAGAGTCTTTAACGGTATCTGCTGAAGAACTCTTCAAACTCACTGGCAATGTCAATGTATTTTGTGCCGGAAAAAACAGCACTTCGCCCAATAAACTGCCCCTTGCCGCACAGGAATACCTGCAAAAAACTTTTAGCGACCTCCAGATCCACGATGTATATGTATTTAGCCAGGACAGCGCCATCTTCTATGGCGTAGAATTGAAAAAACTGGGGGTTGAGAAAAAAATCCTGTTCAACGCCAAAGGAGAGCTGGTCAGCGTTGGCGACGACAACGAGCGCAGTGAATACTACCTGGCGGATAAAATTCCAGCCGCTATCAAGGCTTATCTCCAGGAAAAATTTCCCAATGTAAGCATCAAAGAAGTAGAGCTGAAGCACGAATATGGCCTTAGCGCCTTCAAAATTGAGCTCAGCAACGATGTAAAGTTGACTTTCTCTGCCGGGGGTGAATTGTGGTGCCAAGGCAAGGCCAGCAGTGACGACAACTCAAATGGTGACGACAACTCAAATGGTGACGACAACAGCAATGGTGGTTCGGGCAATGGTTCGGGTATGGGCAACTCTGGCGGTGTTGACGACAACAGCAACAGTCCTAGCAGCATCAGTCTCACGACAATTCCTGATTCTCTTAAGCGGTTCATTACGAACAAATATGCCGGTTACGTCATTTACGAAGCAGAAAAAGAAGACCTCTGTGATGGAATGTACGTCCTGAAGATTGGCATCCGCAAAGGCAGCGAAGAACTGCACGTGATGTTTGACCTCAAGGGCAAGTTTCTGTTCGATGCCATTCGGATTGCCGCCAGTCAATTGCCTGCAGCAGTAAGTGCAACCCTGAAAAACCAGTTTGCAGGCTATGCATTTAAGGATGATAAATCCATCGAGCAACTACGCTACCCTGACGGAAGCAAGCGCTACTATGTACGGCTGCGGTCAAGCGCAGGCAAAGATTTGCGCCTAATGTTGGGTGCCGATGGCAAAGTGGTTTGTCAAAAAACCAGCTCCAGCAGCAGCGACGACAACAGCACTGGTGGCTCGGGCAACGGTTCGGGAAGTACGGGCAACGGTTCCGGCACTGGCAACTCTGGCGGATCGGACGACAACAGCAACAACAACACCAGCACTGTAAACGTTTCAAACACGATCGTGCAGTTTGTTGCCAGTAAATACGCTGGATACACCATTTATGAGGTGGAAAAAGAAGACTGGTGTGATGACCAATACCTGATTGAAGTAGGCATCAAAAACGGCAGCAAGGAATTGCACCTGGTTTTTGACCTCACTGAAAAATTCCTCTTCGAGGCCAAGCGCATCGGAGAAGCCCAATTGCCCAGCGCGGTTGCCAATGCCATCAAAACCCAATACGCTGGTTACAAAGTGAAAGACGATGACGATGTTGAAGAACTCAGCTACGCCGACGGCAGCAAGCGCTATTATGTGCGCCTGCGCAAAACCAGCGGCGGCGGCGGTTCCGATGTACGGGTGATGTTTACTGCCGACGGCAAAGTGTTCTGTCAAAAGAAATAG
- a CDS encoding T9SS type A sorting domain-containing protein produces the protein MKYILSIFFCLLLGHNSQAQVMWPGDANNSGKVNAVDLLFVGLAYKSTGPARANASTKFEAQPFSPWASSFPNGLNFAYADGNGDGEIDDDDNKDAIEANFGLTHGIVQPDGFAKGKKGEAPQLKLSTAQRIVAPGATILVDLNLGDASQPVNFYGLAVQMGYTNRLVRQTDFEDEITPWFEAAGEDGKDLYVDPGNTGQAELAITRTNQKAVSGFGRMGKIKLVIEDIIVGKPVDTLLITIDSVLMVDQSFKSTAIAHDTLMIFITKDPKLVGVKNLARDPALLKISPNPSRGRFIVETPLNIQHWALYDPLGRVVPIQLQQLSPGSWSINPGNDSPGVYLLRGRGEQGFVSKSIILTL, from the coding sequence ATGAAGTATATCCTTAGCATCTTTTTTTGCCTCCTGTTGGGACACAACAGCCAAGCACAAGTCATGTGGCCCGGCGACGCCAACAACAGTGGCAAAGTGAATGCTGTCGATTTGCTCTTTGTTGGTTTGGCGTACAAAAGTACGGGTCCTGCAAGGGCCAATGCCAGCACTAAATTTGAAGCACAACCATTTTCGCCCTGGGCATCATCTTTTCCCAATGGCTTGAATTTTGCTTATGCGGATGGCAATGGTGATGGTGAAATTGACGACGACGATAATAAAGATGCAATTGAAGCGAATTTTGGCCTCACCCACGGGATCGTACAACCCGATGGATTTGCCAAAGGAAAAAAAGGAGAAGCGCCTCAGCTCAAGCTAAGCACTGCACAGCGTATCGTTGCACCGGGGGCCACCATTTTGGTTGACCTTAACCTGGGTGACGCCAGCCAGCCCGTCAATTTTTATGGCCTGGCCGTACAAATGGGGTATACCAACCGGCTGGTGCGCCAAACTGATTTTGAGGATGAAATCACCCCCTGGTTTGAAGCTGCCGGAGAAGATGGCAAAGACCTTTATGTGGATCCAGGGAATACTGGACAAGCAGAACTGGCCATCACCCGCACCAATCAAAAAGCAGTCAGCGGTTTTGGCCGCATGGGCAAAATCAAACTGGTGATTGAAGACATCATCGTGGGTAAGCCAGTAGACACCCTGCTCATCACCATTGACAGCGTGCTGATGGTGGATCAAAGTTTCAAATCTACCGCCATTGCGCACGATACCTTAATGATTTTTATAACCAAGGATCCGAAATTGGTAGGTGTCAAAAACCTCGCCCGTGATCCGGCACTACTGAAGATAAGCCCCAACCCTAGTCGGGGCAGATTCATCGTTGAAACCCCGCTGAACATTCAGCATTGGGCCTTGTACGATCCCTTAGGGCGGGTAGTCCCCATCCAATTACAACAACTGAGCCCTGGAAGCTGGAGCATCAACCCGGGAAATGATTCACCCGGGGTTTACCTGCTAAGGGGCCGTGGAGAACAAGGTTTTGTAAGCAAATCGATCATTCTAACGCTTTAG
- a CDS encoding PepSY-like domain-containing protein, whose translation MLFVACSKDDFSSSSGGTTTTTNVSDGIKSLVAKNYAGYTIYEVEREDWCNDQQQIKIGIKNGSKELHLFFDLSEKFLFEARRIAEAQLPAGVANSIKNQYTGYEIKDENEVEELTYPDASKRYYVRLRKSSGGGGSDVRIMFNTDGKVFCQKN comes from the coding sequence ATGCTGTTTGTTGCCTGCTCCAAAGACGATTTCAGCAGTTCAAGCGGCGGCACCACCACCACCACCAATGTATCAGATGGCATCAAAAGCCTGGTGGCCAAAAACTACGCAGGATACACCATTTACGAAGTAGAACGGGAAGACTGGTGCAATGACCAGCAACAAATCAAAATAGGCATCAAAAACGGCAGCAAGGAACTGCATCTGTTTTTTGATCTGAGTGAAAAATTCCTGTTCGAAGCGCGGCGCATTGCTGAAGCACAACTTCCTGCTGGAGTGGCCAACAGCATTAAAAACCAATACACGGGTTACGAGATCAAAGATGAGAACGAAGTAGAAGAATTGACCTATCCCGATGCCAGCAAGCGTTACTACGTGCGGTTGCGCAAAAGCAGTGGCGGCGGTGGTTCCGATGTACGGATCATGTTCAACACGGATGGGAAGGTATTTTGCCAGAAAAATTAA